A window from Xiphophorus maculatus strain JP 163 A chromosome 17, X_maculatus-5.0-male, whole genome shotgun sequence encodes these proteins:
- the dhx57 gene encoding putative ATP-dependent RNA helicase DHX57 isoform X2, with product MNAKRRGGKPNRGGGRFNKPRGGGGGGGGSRKGGGAGRWDDDDDDFSLDFGPSRSSRPGKGRGGIGGAGGGGRGRGRDAGRGRGFNDRRRDSKGDRKPLPRSLVSTRVPLKAGDGSRPEASSMPLQRIFMTNENQEQLKELLRELQTQDFDEPYEESGSDYSQEEGEEYDELDPREEGQFWVTNDEPVERDESPAYYPEEEEEEEEDKERPTPEPVISLFAVGKLCRYGFDRERSKQALESGGGEFGSTLEHLLLQVFSERYGQKAVSPDGLQGVPMDECLSQRQEEALALAAIFGDRFYERIANAVWTVSLDVSFLSDKPARNGGDAAGKNSRNVCKFYLKDRGCRFGDKCRFRHELPGRERSGAGSLDPKGPSQPGFTSYSPPEYELEVRFPKGNRYPHQAPIVAFSTNDESVAAAGRLGVTEKLFGEALAAAKSGEPVVYTLITLCEDELSMKELLAVGHHKYSTPPPVVAPQPNPLGIAKSRTSSTNSRRAAPPATQKPAEIKATGEAEEPEEEAEVEAEVEVEAVPVEAESYVNLRKKMESKHSQKTENLLQENGKLCRDFQRKRSSRRFKSMLEQRRNLPAWQEKENILDELDSCQVLVISGMTGCGKTTQIPQFILDASLAGPAGQVANIICTQPRRISAISVAQRVAQERAECLGNSVGYQIRLESVRTPATRLLYCTTGVLLRRLEGDADLRGVSHVIVDEVHERTEESDFLLLVLKDLITKRQDLKIILMSATLNANLFSEYFYDCPTIHIPGRTFPVDQFFLEDAVAKTGYVIEDGSPYLRSGKQNSSSASSQRVTRDTVDDLGDDVWNFMSFCKKDFVKDSTPDQQLSLQELTIRYKDTKKSVLKTIAAMDLDKINMDLVESLLEWIVDGQHNYPPGAVLVFMPGLAEIKMLYEQLQSNRIFNNRRTTRCVVYPLHSTLSNEEQQAVFSRPPEGVTKIIISTNIAETSVTIDDVVYVIDSGKMKEKRYDASKSMESLEDSWVSRANALQRKGRAGRVASGVCFHLFTSHCFRHQLAEQQLPEIQRVPLEQLCLRIKILDLFAEQQLESVFSRLIEPPAEGSQDAARQRLQDLGALTPDEKLTPLGYHLACLPVDVRIGKLMLFGAIFRCLDPALTIAASLAFKSPFVSPWDKREEASEKKLGFAVANSDHLALLQAYKGWCCAAKSGNQAGFRYCRENFLSWRSLQEIASLKRQFAELLSDIGFIKEGLRARVIERLSSQGADGVLEATGPEANLNSENIRLMSAMLCAALYPNVVQVRAPQGNYKMTSKGAMKMQPKANELRFMTKSDGCVHIHPSSVNYTVRHYGSPYLVYHEKVKTSRVFIRDCSMVSVYPLVLFGGGQVNVELHKGEFVISLDDGWIRFAAASHQVAELVKELRWELDQLLEDKIRNPSMDLCSCPRGSRIIRMIVHLITTQ from the exons ATGAACGCCAAGAGAAGAGGAGGGAAGCCAaacagaggaggagggaggTTTAACAAGCCCAGAGGAGGCGGAGGTGGCGGAGGTGGAAGCCGGAAGGGAGGAGGAGCCGGTCGCTGGGATGACGACGACGATGATTTCAGCCTCGATTTTGGACCCTCTCGCTCCAGCAG ACCTGGCAAAGGACGAGGCGGCATCGGTGGTGCCGGCGGTGGCGGGCGTGGAAGGGGGAGAGATGCGGGACGAGGACGGGGATTTAATGATCGCCGAAGGGACTCGAAGGGCGACAGGAAGCCCCTCCCCAGGTCCCTTGTGAGCACCAGGGTCCCTCTGAAAGCAGGCGATGGCAGCAGGCCCGAGGCGAGCAGCATGCCCTTGCAGAGGATCTTCATGACCAATGAGAACCAAGAGCAGCTCAAGGAGTTGCTGCGGGAGCTGCAGACGCAGGATTTTGACGAGCCTTATGA GGAGTCTGGCTCTGATTATTCACAAGAAGAGGGGGAGGAATATGATGAGTTGGATCCTCGTGAGGAAGGTCAGTTTTGGGTCACTAACGATGAGCCTGTGGAGCGAGATGAGAGCCCTGCTTATTAcccagaggaggaagaggaagaggaggaagacaagGAGCGGCCCACACCTGAACCCGTTATCTCCTTATTTGCTGTTGGGAAGCTCTGCAG ATACGGCTTCGACAGGGAGAGAAGCAAACAGGCTCTGGAGTCCGGCGGAGGAGAATTCGGGTCGACTTTAGAGCATCTCCTCCTCCAGGTCTTCAGCGAACGCTATGGACAGAAAGCGGTTTCCCCCGATGGCCTCCAGGGGGTGCCGATGGACGAATGCCTGAGCCAGCGTCAGGAGGAAGCCCTAGCGTTGGCTGCCATTTTTGGCGACCGTTTCTACGAGCGCATCGCCAACGCCGTGTGGACGGTGTCTCTGGACGTCTCCTTCCTCTCTGACAAACCGGCCCGAAACGGAGGCGATGCCGCGGGCAAAAACAGCCGCAACGTTTGTAAATTCTACCTCAAAGACCGCGGCTGCCGCTTCGGCGACAAATGCCGGTTCAGACACGAGCTTCCGGGTAGAGAGAGGTCCGGGGCGGGTTCCTTGGACCCAAAAGGGCCAAGCCAGCCCGGCTTCACCAGCTACTCTCCTCCTGAGTATGAGCTGGAGGTCCGCTTCCCAAAGGGAAACCGTTACCCTCACCAGGCGCCGATAGTTGCCTTCAGCACCAACGACGAGTCGGTAGCAGCCGCGGGGAGACTCGGTGTCACCGAGAAGCTGTTTGGAGAAGCACTAGCTGCGGCGAAGAGTGGCGAGCCCGTCGTTTACACCCTGATCACCCTCTGCGAGGACGAACTCAGTATGAAGGAGCTTCTGGCCGTCGGGCATCACAAGTACAGCACGCCGCCTCCTGTGGTGGCACCACAACCGAATCCTCTCGGCATCGCaaagagcagaaccagcagcacgAACAGCAGGAGGGCCGCTCCACCAGCAACCCAGAAACCCGCAGAAA TAAAAGCGACTGGAGAGGCTGAGGAGCctgaggaggaggcagaggtgGAGGCAGAGGTGGAGGTGGAAGCCGTCCCAGTGGAGGCTGAGAGCTATGTCAACCTGAGGAAGAAGATGGAGAGCAAGCACAGTCAGAAAACTGAGAACCTCCTGCAAGAAAACGGCAAGCTGTGTCGAGACTTCCAGAGAAAACGG TCTTCCCGGCGCTTTAAGTCTATGCTGGAGCAGAGGAGGAACCTCCCGGCTTGGCAGGAGAAAGAGAACATCCTGGATGAGTTGGACAGCTGTCAGGTTCTGGTGATCAGCGGGATGACCGG GTGTGGTAAGACCACTCAGATTCCTCAGTTCATCCTGGACGCCTCTCTGGCCGGTCCCGCCGGACAGGTGGCCAACATCATCTGCACCCAGCCTCGGCGGATTTCTGCCATCTCTGTGGCTCAGAGAGTCGCACAGGAGCGGGCCGAGTGTCTGGGGAACTCGGTGGGCTACCAGATCCGCCTGGAGAGCGTCAGG ACGCCGGCCACCCGGCTGCTGTACTGCACCACAGGCGTTCTGCTCAGAAGACTGGAGGGCGACGCAGACCTCAGAGGAGTCTCGCACGTTATTGTGGATGAGGTGCATGAGCGGACAGAGGAGAG CGACTTCCTGCTGTTGGTGCTTAAGGATCTTATTACAAAGAGGCAAGACCTGAAGATTATTCTAATGAGTGCCACTCTCAATGCCAACCTCTTCTCTGAGTATTTCTACGACTGTCCTACTATCCATATACCCG GTCGTACATTCCCTGTTGATCAGTTTTTCCTTGAAGATGCTGTTGCTAAAACTGG CTACGTCATAGAAGACGGCAGCCCTTACTTGCGCTCAGGAAAGCAGAACTCGTCTTCCGCAAGCAGCCAAAGAGTTACGAGGGACACGGTGGACGACTTGGGCGACGACGTGTGGAACTTCATGTCTTTCTGCAAGAAAGATTTTGTCAAAGACTCGACCCCAGACCAGCAGCTCAGCCTGCAGGAGCTGACCATTAGATACAAAG ACACAAAGAAATCTGTCCTGAAAACTATTGCTGCCATGGACCTGGACAAGATCAACATGGACTTGGTGGAGAGCCTGCTGGAGTGGATAGTGGACGGACAACACAACTACCCACCAG GTGCTGTGTTGGTGTTTATGCCAGGCCTTGCTGAGATTAAAATGCTTTATGAGCAGCTGCAGTCCAACAGAATATTCAACAACAGACGCACCACCAG atgCGTGGTCTACCCCCTCCACTCCACCCTGTCCAACGAGGAGCAGCAGGCAGTCTTCAGCCGCCCCCCCGAGGGCGTCACCAAGATCATCATCTCCACCAATATTGCGGAGACCTCGGTAACCATCGACGACGTGGTTTATGTCATCGATTCTGgaaagatgaaggaaaagaG GTACGATGCTTCCAAGAGCATGGAGAGCCTGGAGGACTCGTGGGTGTCCCGGGCCAATGCGCTGCAGAGGAAAGGTCGAGCGGGCCGAGTGGCCTCGGGGGTTTGCTTCCACCTCTTCACCAGCCACTGCTTCCGCCATCAGCTGGCCGAGCAGCAGCTGCCCGAGATCCAGAGAGTTCCCCTGGAGCAGCTCTGCCTGCG AATTAAGATCCTGGACTTGTTCGCCGAGCAGCAGCTGGAGTCCGTCTTCTCTCGGCTCATCGAGCCGCCGGCCGAGGGGAGCCAGGACGCCGCCAGGCAGCGCCTCCAGGACCTGGGAGCTCTGACCCCGGATGAGAAGCTGACCCCACTGGGCTACCACCTGGCCTGCCTGCCCGTCGACGTGCGCATCGGGAAACTCATGCTGTTCGGCGCCATCTTCCGCTGCCTCGACCCGGCGCTCACCATCGCAGCCAGTCTGGCCTTTAAATCACCGTTT GTGTCACCATGGGATAAGAGAGAGGAAGCCAGTGAGAAGAAACTTGGCTTTGCTGTGGCCAACAGTGACCATCTGGCTTTGTTACAGGCATACAAG GGTTGGTGCTGCGCTGCAAAGAGCGGTAACCAGGCCGGCTTCCGCTACTGTAGGGAGAACTTCCTGTCCTGGCGCAGTTTGCAG GAAATCGCCAGCCTGAAGAGGCAGTTTGCAGAGCTGCTGTCAGACATCGGCTTCATTAAGGAGGGATTGAGGGCCAGGGTTATTGAACGCTTATCCTCACAGGGAGCGGATGGTGTTTTGGAGGCTACTGGGCCTGAG GCCAACCTTAACTCAGAAAACATCCGCCTGATGTCTGCAATGCTGTGCGCAGCTCTCTATCCAAATGTGGTGCAG GTTCGAGCTCCGCAGGGGAATTACAAGATGACCAGCAAGGGAGCCATGAAGATGCAACCGAAAGCCAACGAGCTGCGCTTCATGACCAAGAGCGACGGCTGCGTCCACATCCACCCCTCGTCCGTCAACTACACA GTGCGTCATTACGGCAGCCCCTACCTGGTTTACCACGAGAAGGTGAAGACGAGCCGCGTCTTCATCAGAGACTGCAGCATGGTGTCCGTCTACCCGCTGGTGCTGTTCGGAGGCGGTCAGGTCAATGTGGAGCTCCACAAAGGGGAGTTTGTCATCTCTCTGGATGACGGCTGGATCCGGTTCGCAGCAGCATCGCATCAG gtggCTGAGCTGGTGAAGGAGCTGCGCTGGGAGCTGGACCAGCTGCTGGAAGACAAAATCAGGAACCCGAGCATGGACCTGTGCAGCTGCCCCCGAGGTTCCCGCATCATCCGCATGATCGTCCACCTCATAACCACCCAGTAA
- the dhx57 gene encoding putative ATP-dependent RNA helicase DHX57 isoform X1, translating to MNAKRRGGKPNRGGGRFNKPRGGGGGGGGSRKGGGAGRWDDDDDDFSLDFGPSRSSRPGKGRGGIGGAGGGGRGRGRDAGRGRGFNDRRRDSKGDRKPLPRSLVSTRVPLKAGDGSRPEASSMPLQRIFMTNENQEQLKELLRELQTQDFDEPYDRESGSDYSQEEGEEYDELDPREEGQFWVTNDEPVERDESPAYYPEEEEEEEEDKERPTPEPVISLFAVGKLCRYGFDRERSKQALESGGGEFGSTLEHLLLQVFSERYGQKAVSPDGLQGVPMDECLSQRQEEALALAAIFGDRFYERIANAVWTVSLDVSFLSDKPARNGGDAAGKNSRNVCKFYLKDRGCRFGDKCRFRHELPGRERSGAGSLDPKGPSQPGFTSYSPPEYELEVRFPKGNRYPHQAPIVAFSTNDESVAAAGRLGVTEKLFGEALAAAKSGEPVVYTLITLCEDELSMKELLAVGHHKYSTPPPVVAPQPNPLGIAKSRTSSTNSRRAAPPATQKPAEIKATGEAEEPEEEAEVEAEVEVEAVPVEAESYVNLRKKMESKHSQKTENLLQENGKLCRDFQRKRSSRRFKSMLEQRRNLPAWQEKENILDELDSCQVLVISGMTGCGKTTQIPQFILDASLAGPAGQVANIICTQPRRISAISVAQRVAQERAECLGNSVGYQIRLESVRTPATRLLYCTTGVLLRRLEGDADLRGVSHVIVDEVHERTEESDFLLLVLKDLITKRQDLKIILMSATLNANLFSEYFYDCPTIHIPGRTFPVDQFFLEDAVAKTGYVIEDGSPYLRSGKQNSSSASSQRVTRDTVDDLGDDVWNFMSFCKKDFVKDSTPDQQLSLQELTIRYKDTKKSVLKTIAAMDLDKINMDLVESLLEWIVDGQHNYPPGAVLVFMPGLAEIKMLYEQLQSNRIFNNRRTTRCVVYPLHSTLSNEEQQAVFSRPPEGVTKIIISTNIAETSVTIDDVVYVIDSGKMKEKRYDASKSMESLEDSWVSRANALQRKGRAGRVASGVCFHLFTSHCFRHQLAEQQLPEIQRVPLEQLCLRIKILDLFAEQQLESVFSRLIEPPAEGSQDAARQRLQDLGALTPDEKLTPLGYHLACLPVDVRIGKLMLFGAIFRCLDPALTIAASLAFKSPFVSPWDKREEASEKKLGFAVANSDHLALLQAYKGWCCAAKSGNQAGFRYCRENFLSWRSLQEIASLKRQFAELLSDIGFIKEGLRARVIERLSSQGADGVLEATGPEANLNSENIRLMSAMLCAALYPNVVQVRAPQGNYKMTSKGAMKMQPKANELRFMTKSDGCVHIHPSSVNYTVRHYGSPYLVYHEKVKTSRVFIRDCSMVSVYPLVLFGGGQVNVELHKGEFVISLDDGWIRFAAASHQVAELVKELRWELDQLLEDKIRNPSMDLCSCPRGSRIIRMIVHLITTQ from the exons ATGAACGCCAAGAGAAGAGGAGGGAAGCCAaacagaggaggagggaggTTTAACAAGCCCAGAGGAGGCGGAGGTGGCGGAGGTGGAAGCCGGAAGGGAGGAGGAGCCGGTCGCTGGGATGACGACGACGATGATTTCAGCCTCGATTTTGGACCCTCTCGCTCCAGCAG ACCTGGCAAAGGACGAGGCGGCATCGGTGGTGCCGGCGGTGGCGGGCGTGGAAGGGGGAGAGATGCGGGACGAGGACGGGGATTTAATGATCGCCGAAGGGACTCGAAGGGCGACAGGAAGCCCCTCCCCAGGTCCCTTGTGAGCACCAGGGTCCCTCTGAAAGCAGGCGATGGCAGCAGGCCCGAGGCGAGCAGCATGCCCTTGCAGAGGATCTTCATGACCAATGAGAACCAAGAGCAGCTCAAGGAGTTGCTGCGGGAGCTGCAGACGCAGGATTTTGACGAGCCTTATGA CAGGGAGTCTGGCTCTGATTATTCACAAGAAGAGGGGGAGGAATATGATGAGTTGGATCCTCGTGAGGAAGGTCAGTTTTGGGTCACTAACGATGAGCCTGTGGAGCGAGATGAGAGCCCTGCTTATTAcccagaggaggaagaggaagaggaggaagacaagGAGCGGCCCACACCTGAACCCGTTATCTCCTTATTTGCTGTTGGGAAGCTCTGCAG ATACGGCTTCGACAGGGAGAGAAGCAAACAGGCTCTGGAGTCCGGCGGAGGAGAATTCGGGTCGACTTTAGAGCATCTCCTCCTCCAGGTCTTCAGCGAACGCTATGGACAGAAAGCGGTTTCCCCCGATGGCCTCCAGGGGGTGCCGATGGACGAATGCCTGAGCCAGCGTCAGGAGGAAGCCCTAGCGTTGGCTGCCATTTTTGGCGACCGTTTCTACGAGCGCATCGCCAACGCCGTGTGGACGGTGTCTCTGGACGTCTCCTTCCTCTCTGACAAACCGGCCCGAAACGGAGGCGATGCCGCGGGCAAAAACAGCCGCAACGTTTGTAAATTCTACCTCAAAGACCGCGGCTGCCGCTTCGGCGACAAATGCCGGTTCAGACACGAGCTTCCGGGTAGAGAGAGGTCCGGGGCGGGTTCCTTGGACCCAAAAGGGCCAAGCCAGCCCGGCTTCACCAGCTACTCTCCTCCTGAGTATGAGCTGGAGGTCCGCTTCCCAAAGGGAAACCGTTACCCTCACCAGGCGCCGATAGTTGCCTTCAGCACCAACGACGAGTCGGTAGCAGCCGCGGGGAGACTCGGTGTCACCGAGAAGCTGTTTGGAGAAGCACTAGCTGCGGCGAAGAGTGGCGAGCCCGTCGTTTACACCCTGATCACCCTCTGCGAGGACGAACTCAGTATGAAGGAGCTTCTGGCCGTCGGGCATCACAAGTACAGCACGCCGCCTCCTGTGGTGGCACCACAACCGAATCCTCTCGGCATCGCaaagagcagaaccagcagcacgAACAGCAGGAGGGCCGCTCCACCAGCAACCCAGAAACCCGCAGAAA TAAAAGCGACTGGAGAGGCTGAGGAGCctgaggaggaggcagaggtgGAGGCAGAGGTGGAGGTGGAAGCCGTCCCAGTGGAGGCTGAGAGCTATGTCAACCTGAGGAAGAAGATGGAGAGCAAGCACAGTCAGAAAACTGAGAACCTCCTGCAAGAAAACGGCAAGCTGTGTCGAGACTTCCAGAGAAAACGG TCTTCCCGGCGCTTTAAGTCTATGCTGGAGCAGAGGAGGAACCTCCCGGCTTGGCAGGAGAAAGAGAACATCCTGGATGAGTTGGACAGCTGTCAGGTTCTGGTGATCAGCGGGATGACCGG GTGTGGTAAGACCACTCAGATTCCTCAGTTCATCCTGGACGCCTCTCTGGCCGGTCCCGCCGGACAGGTGGCCAACATCATCTGCACCCAGCCTCGGCGGATTTCTGCCATCTCTGTGGCTCAGAGAGTCGCACAGGAGCGGGCCGAGTGTCTGGGGAACTCGGTGGGCTACCAGATCCGCCTGGAGAGCGTCAGG ACGCCGGCCACCCGGCTGCTGTACTGCACCACAGGCGTTCTGCTCAGAAGACTGGAGGGCGACGCAGACCTCAGAGGAGTCTCGCACGTTATTGTGGATGAGGTGCATGAGCGGACAGAGGAGAG CGACTTCCTGCTGTTGGTGCTTAAGGATCTTATTACAAAGAGGCAAGACCTGAAGATTATTCTAATGAGTGCCACTCTCAATGCCAACCTCTTCTCTGAGTATTTCTACGACTGTCCTACTATCCATATACCCG GTCGTACATTCCCTGTTGATCAGTTTTTCCTTGAAGATGCTGTTGCTAAAACTGG CTACGTCATAGAAGACGGCAGCCCTTACTTGCGCTCAGGAAAGCAGAACTCGTCTTCCGCAAGCAGCCAAAGAGTTACGAGGGACACGGTGGACGACTTGGGCGACGACGTGTGGAACTTCATGTCTTTCTGCAAGAAAGATTTTGTCAAAGACTCGACCCCAGACCAGCAGCTCAGCCTGCAGGAGCTGACCATTAGATACAAAG ACACAAAGAAATCTGTCCTGAAAACTATTGCTGCCATGGACCTGGACAAGATCAACATGGACTTGGTGGAGAGCCTGCTGGAGTGGATAGTGGACGGACAACACAACTACCCACCAG GTGCTGTGTTGGTGTTTATGCCAGGCCTTGCTGAGATTAAAATGCTTTATGAGCAGCTGCAGTCCAACAGAATATTCAACAACAGACGCACCACCAG atgCGTGGTCTACCCCCTCCACTCCACCCTGTCCAACGAGGAGCAGCAGGCAGTCTTCAGCCGCCCCCCCGAGGGCGTCACCAAGATCATCATCTCCACCAATATTGCGGAGACCTCGGTAACCATCGACGACGTGGTTTATGTCATCGATTCTGgaaagatgaaggaaaagaG GTACGATGCTTCCAAGAGCATGGAGAGCCTGGAGGACTCGTGGGTGTCCCGGGCCAATGCGCTGCAGAGGAAAGGTCGAGCGGGCCGAGTGGCCTCGGGGGTTTGCTTCCACCTCTTCACCAGCCACTGCTTCCGCCATCAGCTGGCCGAGCAGCAGCTGCCCGAGATCCAGAGAGTTCCCCTGGAGCAGCTCTGCCTGCG AATTAAGATCCTGGACTTGTTCGCCGAGCAGCAGCTGGAGTCCGTCTTCTCTCGGCTCATCGAGCCGCCGGCCGAGGGGAGCCAGGACGCCGCCAGGCAGCGCCTCCAGGACCTGGGAGCTCTGACCCCGGATGAGAAGCTGACCCCACTGGGCTACCACCTGGCCTGCCTGCCCGTCGACGTGCGCATCGGGAAACTCATGCTGTTCGGCGCCATCTTCCGCTGCCTCGACCCGGCGCTCACCATCGCAGCCAGTCTGGCCTTTAAATCACCGTTT GTGTCACCATGGGATAAGAGAGAGGAAGCCAGTGAGAAGAAACTTGGCTTTGCTGTGGCCAACAGTGACCATCTGGCTTTGTTACAGGCATACAAG GGTTGGTGCTGCGCTGCAAAGAGCGGTAACCAGGCCGGCTTCCGCTACTGTAGGGAGAACTTCCTGTCCTGGCGCAGTTTGCAG GAAATCGCCAGCCTGAAGAGGCAGTTTGCAGAGCTGCTGTCAGACATCGGCTTCATTAAGGAGGGATTGAGGGCCAGGGTTATTGAACGCTTATCCTCACAGGGAGCGGATGGTGTTTTGGAGGCTACTGGGCCTGAG GCCAACCTTAACTCAGAAAACATCCGCCTGATGTCTGCAATGCTGTGCGCAGCTCTCTATCCAAATGTGGTGCAG GTTCGAGCTCCGCAGGGGAATTACAAGATGACCAGCAAGGGAGCCATGAAGATGCAACCGAAAGCCAACGAGCTGCGCTTCATGACCAAGAGCGACGGCTGCGTCCACATCCACCCCTCGTCCGTCAACTACACA GTGCGTCATTACGGCAGCCCCTACCTGGTTTACCACGAGAAGGTGAAGACGAGCCGCGTCTTCATCAGAGACTGCAGCATGGTGTCCGTCTACCCGCTGGTGCTGTTCGGAGGCGGTCAGGTCAATGTGGAGCTCCACAAAGGGGAGTTTGTCATCTCTCTGGATGACGGCTGGATCCGGTTCGCAGCAGCATCGCATCAG gtggCTGAGCTGGTGAAGGAGCTGCGCTGGGAGCTGGACCAGCTGCTGGAAGACAAAATCAGGAACCCGAGCATGGACCTGTGCAGCTGCCCCCGAGGTTCCCGCATCATCCGCATGATCGTCCACCTCATAACCACCCAGTAA